The genome window GCTGGTCAGCTGTGAGATGTTTGGCGATGGCGGCATCTTGCTCGATCATCAGTGCTCTCATTTTTTCCCGGTCATCCCGGCTCGGGCGTTGTCCCGGCTGACGCATCGAGCGTATTTTCTCACCATATTCTGCCATAACCGGTTGAATTTTGGCGACTTGCTCCTCGGTCAATGCCAGCTCTTTTTTGAGCATCTCCAGCCGTTGTTCGCCAAATCCGCCGCGCGGTGCACTTCGCCCAAGTTGCTGTTTTTCCATCACTTCTGCGAATATTTTTTTTTGCTCGTCCGAAAGAATATTTTGGATTTGCTGCTGTTCCTGAACCCGCAAATCTGCCTCGGCTTTTTGCAGCGCATCTGGATTATTTTTATTTTCTTCCCGTAATTGATTCATTTGCTGCCGGCTGTTTTCCAAAATTTTTTGAATGGATTCGGTCTGCGTCTCACTCAAATTGAGCTGTTTTTTCAACATTTCGATTCTGCCCGATGGCGATTGCGCTGAAATTTGTGATACCGTAAGCAGCAGAATTGCTGCCACCATAACTAAAAAATACCGCATAATTTTTTCTCCGAAAAATGGGTTGTTTTACAAATTGAATCATCCACAAGCTGTCCTCTTTTCAGGTGCTTCGAATATTAGACACGGTATTTTCTGTAATCTTTCAAAAATTTTGGTAGAAATAAAAAAGGGAACGTTGACCGTTCCCTTTTGCGAACATCTGATTTTGAAATGTTGATCAGTGCGGTTTCAGTGCGCTGATTTCTTCCTTTATTTCCTGCAAAATGCTCCATGCGATGTCCGGTGTGCGGGCTTCAACAATAGCGCGCATAATCGGTTCGGTGTTCGATTTCCGCAGGTGAATCCAGCAATCCGGGCGGTCGATGCGCAATCCGTCCATAAAATTGAGCGTGTCCGAACTGTATTTGCTGCTGAAATGTTCGATCACATGATCGGGATTGACATCACCCAGCGGTGTTTTGTCTTTCAGAATGTAATATTGGGGCAGCGTTTGCTTCAGATCCGTGACGGATTTCCCCCATTCGGCAAGGTGCTGCAGGGTTAGTGCAACGGCAACCGGTGCGTCTCTGCCCAAATGGATATCCGGCAAAATGATGCCGCCGTTACCTTCGCCGCCGATGACGGCGTCCACATCGCGCATTTTATCGGCAACGTTAATTTCGCCAACTTTGGTTTTGGTGAGCTGGCAATTGTAATATTGGGCAATGTCATCCACTGCGCGGGAGGTGGAAAGGTTGATGACCACATGTCCGAGTTTTTTGCTCAAAATAAATTTCACTGCCATCGCCAGGGTGTATTCTTCGCCCATCGGGTGACCGTCGTTGCCGATGAGTGCGCAACGATCCACATCCGGATCGACGGCAACACCCAAATCTGCGCCGCTGTCTTTTACGGCCTGGCATAAATCGCCCAAATTTTGGGGAACGGGTTCCGGTGTGTGGGCAAAAACGCCGGTTGGT of Calditrichia bacterium contains these proteins:
- the glmM gene encoding phosphoglucosamine mutase; the encoded protein is MKSLMTSVSGVRGIVGDSLTPEIITKYVHAFAQMLSDKKVVVGGDPRVSQAFVRPIVKSVLMASGCQVIDIGITPTPTVQIAVEHLKAAGGIAITASHNPIQWNGLKFIGEDGLFLPENQIKELFERADRGVTEYVSWNVLGHEESYPDAINDHLRKIYNLPYIDIDLIRSRKFKVALDCVNGAGGAIIPKLLEDLGCEIVGLNLEPTGVFAHTPEPVPQNLGDLCQAVKDSGADLGVAVDPDVDRCALIGNDGHPMGEEYTLAMAVKFILSKKLGHVVINLSTSRAVDDIAQYYNCQLTKTKVGEINVADKMRDVDAVIGGEGNGGIILPDIHLGRDAPVAVALTLQHLAEWGKSVTDLKQTLPQYYILKDKTPLGDVNPDHVIEHFSSKYSSDTLNFMDGLRIDRPDCWIHLRKSNTEPIMRAIVEARTPDIAWSILQEIKEEISALKPH